Proteins encoded in a region of the Zea mays cultivar B73 chromosome 2, Zm-B73-REFERENCE-NAM-5.0, whole genome shotgun sequence genome:
- the LOC118476239 gene encoding uncharacterized protein: MTKVMQRRLPIAVEEGKKRPHEPVQAAKFASEAGIIIRETMPILTRWKDYKDDQKYYNSFVSQLNGRLSVNTEDKATKEACTDMLRSAVKNQRYRLKQKYFNGVPANEISTTSLVSYMTDERWRALVAKWSDPKNMVWVSCHILFFHYKFAKDLRILNL; this comes from the exons ATGACTAAAGTTATGCAAAGGAGACTGCCCATAGCTGTTGAGGAAGGCAAAAAAAGGCCACATGAACCTGTTCAAGCTGCCAAGTTTGCATCAGAGGCTGGCATCATTATTCGGGAAACCATGCCTATCCTAACTCGTTGGAAAGATTACAAGGACGACCAGAAATACTACAACAGCTTTGTGTCACagctaaat GGGCGCTTGTCCGTTAACACTGAGGACAAGGCAACAAAGGAAGCTTGCACCGATATGCTACGCTCTGCGGTAAAAAACCAGCGTTATCGGCTCAAGCAGAAATACTTCAATGGTGTACCTGCAAATGAGATTAGCACAACTTCTCTTGTATCTTACATGACTGATGAACGGTGGAGGGCATTAGTTGCAAAGTGGTCTGATCCAAAGAACATGGTATGGGTATCTTGTCATATATTGTTCTTTCACTATAAGTTTGCAAAGGATCTTCGCATATTGAACCTATGA